CCGCCGAGGACGTGTCGATCCCGCTCACCGAACAGGCGATCGAGGCGGCGGGGATCGAGACCAAGCCGATCGAGAAATCCTCCGGCAGCGACGAGCTCGTGGTTCCCGGGACCGTGACCGTGCCGCCGCAGCAGCTGCATATGGTCGCGGCGCCGGCGGCGGGCCTCGTCGAGACGCTGCTGGTCTCGCCCGACGAGGAGGTGAAGGAGGGCGACGCCATCGCCACTCTGAAATCTTCCGAGCTCATCGAATCGCAGCGGGCTTTTCTCCAGGCCGCCGCCGACGCCGCTCTGGCGGGCGAGAAGCTGCGGCGCGACGAGCAGCTCTACAAGGAGCGGATCATCGCCGAGCGGCGGCTGCTGGTGACGCGCGCCGAGGCGACGCAGGCGCGCGCTCTGCTCGACGCGCGCGCGCAACAGCTCGCGCTCGACGGCATGAGCGAGCAGGCGATCGAGACCTTGCGCAAGGAGCGCAGGCTCGGCGCCGCGCTCACCGTGCGCGCGCCGGTCGCGGGCGTCATTCTCGCCCGCCATGCGACAGTCGGCGACCGCATTCAGGCCTCGTCGCCGCTCGTCACCATCGCGCGGCTCGATCCCATCTGGGTCAATCTGCAGATCCCCATCGGCCGATCGGTCGGGCTCGACCGCGCGGATCGCGTGGTGATGCCGAGCCTCGGCGTCGAGGGCAAGCTCATCCGCATCGGCCGCACGGTCGATCCGGCGACGCAATCGGTCACCGCCGTGGCCGAGTTTAGCCCCGGCAAGAGCGCCGTCCGGCCGGGACAGGCGGTGCAGGCCATTCTGCGTCTGCGCGGCGCCGGCGGGACGCAATGGCGCGTGCCGGCCGACGCCGTCGTCCATCTTCGCGAGCACGATTGGATTT
The sequence above is a segment of the Methylosinus trichosporium OB3b genome. Coding sequences within it:
- a CDS encoding efflux RND transporter periplasmic adaptor subunit, with the protein product MKKPIFQNLVRAARRCAVLGAALGASVALAAEDVSIPLTEQAIEAAGIETKPIEKSSGSDELVVPGTVTVPPQQLHMVAAPAAGLVETLLVSPDEEVKEGDAIATLKSSELIESQRAFLQAAADAALAGEKLRRDEQLYKERIIAERRLLVTRAEATQARALLDARAQQLALDGMSEQAIETLRKERRLGAALTVRAPVAGVILARHATVGDRIQASSPLVTIARLDPIWVNLQIPIGRSVGLDRADRVVMPSLGVEGKLIRIGRTVDPATQSVTAVAEFSPGKSAVRPGQAVQAILRLRGAGGTQWRVPADAVVHLREHDWIFVRADDGFRAVSVKLVAETPQFASVQAPLAATDRVATRGMLTLLAELAARDPNAK